Proteins encoded by one window of Yamadazyma tenuis chromosome 2, complete sequence:
- a CDS encoding uncharacterized protein (COG:S; EggNog:ENOG503NY3M), with the protein MVKVPCPVTVELEPTQTSLVIGCPGVPRSVPRIETKLLIRSINGQPFTLRSVGIELRTTQRVSIPSTLGSNESTQEYKLYEDPFVFNPTFGNFTAENLIGLDLPVLISLPKDIISSGYNLNWNASTVHNLIVRVMVGESAETETGFMESFPIAVKLYDALPIYRQFTESINESVISGDQQLIVEYKLQESCLGPGDSLNLAVKIMKNSLNYNVSSKLRVKTLNFQLKEVLECHEGGLPPYKDITIIEDLKDGKELNLNNEISLNYGFKLPTNSDFLSIFDKNESSLQKYTYFDSYQDNVPVHIDNHMNHKQNQVKLIEGIPMTHYQNFTTVGKLFSIRYEILLKLKLVHGKDFTVRIPIVLSPYNKTSSEYLLNWIINQCKISSEIFGKTLINQLAQSYNTKDSTSSLSRFKAPLQIYKSNRNDWVKLGFSFDSFGTPQPIGSYID; encoded by the coding sequence ATGGTCAAAGTACCATGCCCTGTTAcggtggagttggaaccCACACAAACAAGTCTTGTTATTGGGTGTCCGGGTGTCCCTCGGTCGGTTCCTCGAATCGAAACCAAGCTTTTGATCAGATCCATCAATGGCCAACCATTTACCTTAAGATCGGTGGGCATCGAATTGAGAACTACTCAACGAGTAAGCATACCGTCCACCTTAGGATCCAACGAATCCACACAGGAGTACAAGTTGTACGAGGATCCGTTTGTGTTCAATCCCACTTTTGGAAACTTCACTGCTGAAAACTTAATTGGTCTTGACTTGCCGGTGTTGATATCTCTCCCCAAAGACATTATTTCCAGTGGctacaacttgaactggAATGCCAGCACCGTCCATAACTTGATTGTGCGAGTTATGGTGGGAGAGTCTGCCGAAACGGAGACTGGGTTCATGGAGCTGTTCCCTATTGCCGTTAAGTTGTATGACGCGCTCCCCATATACCGGCAGTTCACCGAGTCAATTAATGAAAGTGTGATATCGGGTGACCAGCAGTTGATAGTCGAGTATAAGTTGCAAGAGCTGTGTTTGGGTCCAGGAGactcattgaacttggcgGTTAAGATTATGAAAAACTCATTGAACTACAATGTCAGCAGTAAGTTGCGAGTCAAAACCCTAAATTTCCAGTTAAAAGAAGTGTTGGAATGCCACGAAGGTGGACTACCACCATATAAAGATATCACGATCAtagaagacttgaaggatgGCAAGGAActaaacttgaacaacgaAATATCCTTGAACTACGGGTTTAAGTTACCTACCAACAGCGACTTTCTCTCCATCTTCGATAAGAATGAGTCCAGTTTGCAGAAATACACCTATTTCGACAGCTACCAAGACAATGTCCCTGTGCATATCGACAACCATATGAACCACAAACAGAATCAGGTTAAGCTCATAGAGGGGATCCCCATGACCCACTACCAGAACTTCACTACGGTTGGAAAGCTCTTTTCCATCAGATACGAGATTCTTCTCAAGCTCAAACTCGTCCATGGTAAGGATTTCACGGTCAGAATCCCTATAGTATTAAGTCCGTACAACAAGACGTCTAGCGAGTATCTTCTCAACTGGATCATCAACCAGTGTAAGATTTCCAGTGAGATATTTGGAAAAACCCTAATCAACCAGCTAGCACAGTCATATAACACCAAGGACTCCACCAGCTCGCTCTCAAGGTTCAAGGCACCTCTTCAAATCTACAAGTCCAATAGAAATGACTGGGTTAAGTTGGGTTTCAGCTTCGACTCGTTCGGAACTCCCCAACCTATAGGCTCATATATTGACTAA
- the DFG10 gene encoding 3-oxo-5-alpha-steroid 4-dehydrogenase (COG:I; EggNog:ENOG503P4ZZ): MDSIKHILVEQVNSNIMFFKLMYELLSDFTIDHWVALLASSLLMGLIIASSENVSSRIVLYGKNYANQPNNPSYIPQNIWERVFVRVHKITVPKKYFLHFYVFFALLMVINAFVEWNFNTNAFPQVNDFFASFYERFYTNYLTSEQNYKNLYVISNLLMIQSFRRLYECLFVSQFSDVSMNILHYVFGLSYYWMVASVNFGGILPYYIYGQSNNYKVELDMSDWLFIGVFLTYSMDQFQNHQHLAKLVKYTIPSFRLFEYCASPHYLDEIIFQTYKYYQDKFKEKFKIPYKLVPFVW; this comes from the exons ATGGACTCAATTAAACACATCTTGGTGGAGCAGGTCAACCTGAACAtcatgttcttcaagctcatgTACGAGCTCTTATCTGACTTCACCATCGACCATTGGGTGGCTCTTTTGGCCAGTAGTCTTTTGATGGGCCTAATCATTGCCAGCTCCGAAAATGTTTCTTCCAGAATAGTTCTATATGGTAAAAACTATGCCAACCAGCCAAATAATCCCCTGTACATTCCCCAAAATATCTGGGAGAGAGTGTTTGTCAGAGTGCACAAAATCACCGTTCCAAAGAAGTATTTCCTCCATTTCTATGTCTTCTTTGCTTTGCTTATGGTAATTAACGCCTTTGTGGAATGGAATTTCAACACTAACGCTTTTCCTCAAGTCAATGACTTCTTTGCCAGCTTCTACGAACGATTCTACACCAACTATCTTACCTCGGAACAAAACTATAAAAATTTGTATGTGATCTCCAACTTGCTCATGATCCAGTCTTTCAGACGGTTATACGAATGCTTATTTGTGTCTCAGTTTTCCGACGTTTCCATGAACATTCTCCACTACGTGTTTGGGTTGCTGTACTACTGGATGGTTGCCTCCGTTAACTTTGGGGGCATTTTACCCTACTACATCTATGGTCAATCCAACAACTACAAAGTCGAGTTGGACATGTCTGACTGGCTTTTTATCGGAGTGTTTTTGACTTATCTGATGGACCAAttccaaaaccaccaacactTGGCCAAGCTTGTCAAGTACACAATTCCGTCGTTCCGTCTCTTTGAATACTGTGCATCTCCACACTatcttgatgaaatcattTT TCAGACGTACAAGTACTACCAggacaagttcaaggagAAGTTCAAAATTCCCTATAAATTAGTTCCATTTGTGTGGTGA
- the SSO2 gene encoding Plasma membrane t-SNARE, secretory vesicle fusion (COG:U; EggNog:ENOG503NX4K) yields MSNPYQYEMQDLKGSSGSDHEDFVSFMNEIQDLNSQLDQYGNLVSLISNKQRNLVQEIELNSEDAEYNSKQVDSLIYEAKSLQDQLKSRIKSLQVPSVHKNDRTRIDQVENVRQRFLEQIQEYRLIESQNREQTRLQAERQYKIIKPDATEAEIRQVVDDGSDSQQYFQQALMQSNRRGEARTVLSEVQTRHRELLKLERTMAELTQLFHDMEELVIEQDQPIQQIEEQVATAQHDIEQGVGHTDKAVISAKKARKKRMWCFIICLIIVAILAIILGSYFGTRK; encoded by the coding sequence ATGAGCAATCCATACCAGTATGAGATGCAAGACTTGAAAGGGTCGTCTGGAAGTGACCACGAAGACTTTGTCAGCTTCATGAACGAAATCCAGGACTTGAACAGTCAATTGGATCAATACGGGAACTTGGTgtcattgatttccaatAAACAGAGAAACTTGGTTCAGGAGATCGAGTTGAACAGTGAGGATGCTGAATATAACAGTAAGCAGGTTGACTCGTTGATATACGAAGCCAAGTCTTTACAAGATCAGTTGAAGTCAAGGATCAAACTGTTGCAAGTTCCTAGTGTCCACAAAAACGACAGAACCAGAATCGACCAGGTCGAAAACGTTAGACAACGGTTCTTGGAACAGATCCAGGAGTACCGGTTGATTGAAAGCCAGAACCGTGAACAAACCCGGTTACAAGCTGAGAGACAAtacaaaatcatcaagccCGATGCTACCGAAGCTGAAATTAGACAGgtggttgatgatggtaGTGACAGTCAACAATACTTCCAACAGGCATTGATGCAGAGCAACAGAAGAGGCGAAGCCCGGACTGTTTTGAGTGAAGTACAGACCAGACATAGAGAATTATTGAAGTTAGAGAGAACCATGGCTGAGTTGACCCAATTATTCCATGACatggaagagttggtaATCGAACAAGATCAACCAATCCAGCAGATTGAAGAGCAGGTAGCCACTGCACAGCATGATATTGAACAGGGGGTTGGCCATACTGATAAAGCAGTTATTTCTGCTAAGAAGGCtagaaagaagagaatgTGGTGTTTCATTATTTGTCTTATTATAGTAGCTATTTTAGCGATCATTTTGGGGTCCTACTTCGGTACCAGAAAATAA
- a CDS encoding inositol polyphosphate multikinase (EggNog:ENOG503P2B4; COG:G): MAFNAFVSSKHSVAGHAGTLVATGIFSKKTTSQEFEFYQNLQLEDHARADPDHYVGDLLSDWVPKFYGSLTENSLESSLDAVSSQLYKMQLSDHTLPESVKLTDKKYIVLSNLYDKFVNPSILDIKLGSVLTDESASPEKVERLKKVSESTTSSSLHFRFCGMKVLHPSSEMPDLSVFGDISDTVTVERDEDVEYLRFDKYFGRNLDGSTVKNALKIFIFHGVKDKAVGLHYLQQFWKRLQLLYNCLLNYEVRIVSGSLLFILENSDKILDGLDLEEHDPLILEDEDDSDSDDEEEENIAPPKQISSLHLIDFAHSKFVKGQGIDDNIMEGIENLITIFEQLIEEAST, translated from the coding sequence ATGGCCTTTAACGCATTTGTGCTGTCGAAACACTCGGTCGCTGGCCACGCTGGCACTCTTGTGGCTACGGGgatcttctccaagaagaCCACACTGCAAGAGTTTGAGTTCTACCAGAATTTGcaacttgaagaccatGCTCGCGCAGATCCCGACCACTATGTAGGTGACTTGTTATCGGATTGGGTACCCAAATTTTACGGGTCCTTGACTGAAAATAGCTTGGAACTGTCGTTGGATGCTGTTTCTAGCCAATTGTACAAAATGCAGCTTTCAGATCACACTTTACCGGAATCTGTGAAACTTACTGACAAGAAATACATTGTGCTTTCTAACTTGTATGACAAGTTTGTGAATCCGAGTATTCTTGATATAAAGCTTGGATCCGTGCTTACAGACGAACTGGCTTCCCCCGAGAAAGTCGAGcggttgaagaaggtgagCGAAAGTACTACGAGTTCTTCATTACATTTTCGGTTTTGCGGCATGAAAGTGTTGCACCCATCTTCAGAAATGCCCGACTTATCGGTTTTCGGTGATATCAGTGATACAGTTACGGTTGAACgggatgaagatgttgagtACTTGAGGTTCGACAAGTACTTTGGCCGAAATTTGGATGGTTCTACTGTCAAAAATGCTCTTAAAATATTCATTTTCCATGGTGTAAAGGATAAAGCAGTTGGGTTGCACTACCTCCAGCAATTTTGGAAACGGCTCCAATTATTATATAACTGTCTTTTGAATTACGAAGTCCGAATTGTTTCTGGGTCCTTACTCTttattcttgaaaataGCGATAAAATTTTGGATGGACTAGACTTGGAAGAGCACGATCCGTTGATACtagaagacgaagatgacagtgacagtgacgatgaagaagaagagaacaTTGCACCGCCGAAACAAATTTCATCGCTTCATCTCATCGATTTTGCTCATTCTAAGTTCGTCAAAGGACAAGGCATAGATGACAATATCATGGAAGGTATAGAGAACTTGATAACCATATTCGAACAACTTATAGAAGAAGCTTCTACGTAA
- a CDS encoding uncharacterized protein (EggNog:ENOG503P1W5), whose amino-acid sequence MNTKLFTRSISQLTKQIYLHPSYKISFGKAENSLAIGSFATPDLTREAFVPNPQFLPKLNQLIGERVHEDFTFIMEASVNANSFMPIYDLRDVPRYGRIPEIDSVFGYLQVSDKGEMLKGTYQNNDMYQLYNSTGLIMLSDFLLEEVRKL is encoded by the coding sequence ATGAACACCAAACTATTTACAAGGTCTATTTCCCAGCTCACAAAACAGATCTACCTTCATCCGTCGTATAAGATCAGTTTTGGTAAGGCCGAGAACTCGTTGGCGATTGGTCTGTTTGCCACGCCCGATCTCACCAGAGAAGCTTTTGTTCCAAACCCTCAATTCCTTCCAAAGTTGAACCAACTAATAGGTGAAAGGGTCCACGAAGACTTCACGTTCATAATGGAGGCCAGCGTTAATGCGAACTCATTCATGCCCATTTACGATCTCAGAGACGTACCCCGGTATGGCCGAATCCCTGAGATTGATAGTGTATTTGGGTATTTACAAGTGAGCGATAAAGGGGAAATGCTTAAAGGCACATACCAGAACAATGATATGTATCAGTTGTACAACTCTACGGGGTTGATTATGTTATCGgactttcttcttgaggaGGTCAGAAAGCTCTAG
- the VPS28 gene encoding Vacuolar protein-sorting-associated protein 28 (COG:U; EggNog:ENOG503NV62): MSQPPSYAPTSTTSYTVPTTNYHKEVTRASLISSPLHKDVYNSLAEIYSILSVLELIENSYIKDYITDKEKYTSTSLRLINQYQIIVNGFKEDQAKIDICNALMTNLNGNFDEFLECFSQMFNPACPLAIKRLTSGVPVTIRGQDQDIGSQMSTRTNSTPVNGQSGSNQNARLIAEATSNFITCMDALKLNYKHKDQLHPLLSELVINLNELTEDNNNLDFHGKSKLITWLIKLNNLQDKELPSEEIEEFLNDLNIAYKNFYSKLE; encoded by the coding sequence ATGTCTCAACCACCGAGTTATGCAcccacctccaccaccagctACACGGTGCCGACAACTAACTACCACAAGGAGGTAACACGAGCATCATTGATATCCTCGCCGCTCCACAAAGATGTGTACAACTCGCTCGCAGAGATATACTCAATTCTCTCGGTGCTAGAGTTGATCGAAAACTCGTACATAAAGGACTATATCACTGATAAAGAGAAGTACACATCGACATCGCTACGTCTCATCAACCAGTATCAGATCATAGTAAACGGATTCAAGGAAGATCAGGCAAAAATAGACATCTGCAATGCTTTAATGACCAATTTGAACGGAAATTTTGACGAGTTTCTCGAGTGTTTTTCCCAAATGTTCAACCCAGCATGTCCGTTGGCAATCAAGAGATTGACAAGCGGAGTACCTGTAACCATAAGAGGCCAGGACCAGGACATCGGAAGCCAAATGTCGACTAGAACCAATTCTACACCCGTGAATGGACAGCTGGGATCGAATCAGAACGCTAGATTGATAGCAGAAGCCACCAGTAACTTCATAACATGCATGGAtgccttgaagttgaactaCAAACATAAGGATCAACTTCATCCGCTTTTATCGGAGCTCGTTATCAATCTTAATGAGTTGACTGAAGATAATAATAATCTCGACTTCCATGGAAAGTCCAAGTTAATTACTTGGTTGATAAAGCTAAACAATTTGCAGGACAAAGAGTTGCCCAGCGAAGAGATCGAAGAGTTTCTTaatgacttgaacattGCGTATAAAAACTTTTATCTGAAATTAGAATAG
- the FCY21 gene encoding Purine-cytosine permease fcy21 (COG:P; EggNog:ENOG503NV60), whose protein sequence is MSQEKDIGLDIEKKSFTSADHSIEDTGDVTHTKLGFINNLASRLNAETKGVEIITDEEKHDDSLWNAASMWFSANFVIATYALGCLGVTVFGLCFWQAVLSILFFNLLGVFGVAYFSIFGPKLGMRQILLSKFLVGNITMRIFAFVNVIACIGWGAVNIMSSAQLINIVNNQACPPWAACIIIIVCTILVTFFGYNVIHQYEKWSWVPNLAVFLAIIARMTMSKTFTFKDSYGGEMVGGATTAGNVLSFGGAIFGFATGWTTYASDYTVYQPRDVNSYKIFAWVIAGLYIPLVFTMVLGAACATGTITNTRWAELYNEYSIGGLVYAILVEDSLHKFGEFLCVLLALSTIANNVPNMYSIALSAQAFWSPLIKVPRVVWTIVGNFVTLAICIPAYYDFKDVVDNFMNMIGYYLAIYQAIALSEHFIYNKNNFGAYDYENHKDPKSHPLGLAGTFAFLAGVAGAVCGLNQVWYMGPIAKKIGDYGGDVGFELAAGFSFIAYNITRPFEKKYIGR, encoded by the coding sequence ATGTCTCAGGAAAAAGATATCGGCCTCGACAtcgagaagaagagtttcACTTCGGCGGATCACTCCATTGAAGACACCGGAGATGTCACTCACACCAAATTGGGTTTTATCAATAATTTGGCTTCTAGATTGAATGCCGAAAccaaaggtgttgaaatcatcaccgACGAAGAAAAGCACGATGACTCGCTTTGGAACGCCGCTTCCATGTGGTTTTCTGCCAATTTTGTCATTGCTACTTACGCTTTGGGATGTCTTGGTGTCACGGTATTTGGCTTGTGCTTCTGGCAAGCGGTATTGCTgattcttttcttcaaccttTTGGGAGTGTTTGGAGTCGCTTACTTTTCTATCTTCGGACCCAAGTTGGGTATGAGACAAATATTGttgtccaagttcttggtgggAAACATCACCATGAGAATTTTTGCTTTTGTTAATGTCATTGCTTGTATTGGTTGGGGTGCTGTGAACATCATGAGTTCAGCCCAGTTGATCAACATTGTCAACAACCAGGCTTGTCCTCCATGGGCCGCTtgtatcatcatcattgtgTGTACGATTCTTGTTACTTTTTTCGGTTACAACGTCATTCACCAGTACGAAAAATGGTCCTGGGTACCCAACTTGGCGGTCTTCCTCGCCATCATCGCCAGAATGACCATGTCTAAGACCTTTACTTTCAAGGACAGCTATGGTGGTGAGATGGTTGGTGGTGCCACCACTGCTGGTAATGTCTTGTCGTTTGGAGGTGCCATCTTTGGTTTCGCAACCGGATGGACTACCTACGCTTCCGATTATACCGTCTACCAACCAAGAGACGTGAACTCTTACAAGATCTTTGCGTGGGTTATTGCCGGATTGTACATTCCTTTGGTATTCACCATGGTTTTGGGAGCTGCTTGTGCTACAGgtaccatcaccaatacTAGATGGGCCGAATTGTACAACGAATACTCCATTGGAGGATTGGTTTACGCCATTTTGGTCGAAGATTCTTTGCACAAGTTTGGAGAATTTTTGTGTGTGCTTTTGGCCTTGTCTACCATTGCCAATAACGTACCAAACATGTATTCTATTGCTTTATCTGCCCAAGCTTTCTGGTCTCCTTTGATCAAGGTTCCAAGAGTCGTCTGGACCATTGTCGGAAACTTTGTGACCTTGGCTATTTGTATTCCAGCTTACTACGATTTCAAAGACGTTGTTGACAACTTTATGAACATGATTGGTTACTATTTGGCCATTTACCAAGCCATTGCTTTGTCCGAACATTTCATttacaacaagaacaactttGGTGCTTACGACTACGAAAACCACAAGGATCCAAAGTCGCACCCCTTGGGACTTGCGGGTACTTTTGCATTCCTTGCCGGGGTTGCTGGTGCCGTTTGTGGATTGAACCAGGTCTGGTACATGGGTCCAATTGCTAAAAAAATTGGAGATTATGGTGGAGATGTTGGTTTCGAGTTGGCCGCTGGGTTCTCCTTCATCGCCTATAATATTACAAGACCTTTTGAGAAAAAGTACATTGGTCGTTAG
- the SUP35 gene encoding translation termination factor GTPase eRF3 (COG:J; BUSCO:EOG09261PUF; EggNog:ENOG503NVHC) produces the protein MSNQQQNPDDLAKGVQKFSFEDQQNNAQQQPGFNPNTANTFIPGQAGGYGGYQNYNQHSNSNTGGQYGQYSGYQQGGYQQGGYQQGGYQQGYQQGYQQGGYQQGGYQQGGYQGYNSQYQSYNPQQPQQPQGISLADFQKQQSAVPAATKPKRTLKLAGSSSVKLANATKKEEPKAEVKEEPKKEEKKEEPVEEEPAKEEPAKEEPVKEEKKETTPAPKASTPAPAKAATPVPEPVDDDIDEEVVNDLYGGKDHISIMFMGHVDAGKSTMGGNLLYLTNAVDKRTVDKYEREAKDAGRQGWYLSWIMDTNKEERSDGKTIEVGKAYFETEKRRYTILDAPGHKMYVSEMIGGASQADVGILVISARKGEYETGFEKGGQTREHALLAKTQGINSIIVVVNKMDDPTVNWSEQRYKECTTKLGIYLRGIGYAKEDITFMPVSGYTGAGLRDRIDTSVCKWYEGPSLLECLDSFKPVNRKINGPFLMPISAKMKDMGLIVEGKVESGHVKTNNKLLLMPNKVKVEVSAIYNETEQECEQAVSGEQVKLKIKGVEEDDVQQGYVLSSVDRPVNTVTRFAAQVAIVELKSILSNGFSCVMHVHTAIEEVKFVELKHKLEKGTNRKSKKPPAFAKKGMKVIAILETSAPICAETYNDHPQLGRFTLRDQGVTIAIGKITKLL, from the coding sequence ATGTCGAACCAACAACAGAATCCCGACGATTTGGCCAAGGGAGTGCAGAAATTCTCATTTGAAGATCAGCAGAATAATGCCCAGCAGCAACCAGGATTCAATCCGAATACCGCAAACACCTTTATTCCAGGTCAAGCTGGAGGTTACGGAGGGTACCAGAATTATAACCAGCACAGCAATAGCAATACCGGCGGACAATATGGCCAGTACAGCGGCTACCAACAAGGCGGATACCAACAAGGTGGATACCAACAAGGTGGATATCAACAAGGATACCAACAAGGATACCAACAAGGAGGATATCAACAAGGAGGATATCAACAAGGAGGATACCAAGGTTACAACTCCCAGTACCAGTCTTACAATCCCCAGCAGCCACAACAGCCACAGGGAATTTCGTTAGCAGATTTCCAAAAGCAACAGTCGGCTGTTCCCGCTGCCACCAAACCCAAGAGaaccttgaagttggctgGAAGTAGTTCTGTGAAATTGGCCAATgccaccaagaaagaagaaccaaaggCAGAAGTGAAGGAAGagccaaagaaggaagagaagaaggaagaacctGTCGAGGAAGAACCTGCCAAGGAAGAACCTGCCAAGGAAGAACCTGTcaaggaagagaagaaggaaaccACCCCAGcaccaaaagcttcaaccCCAGCACCAGCCAAGGCTGCCACACCAGTTCCAGAACCAgtggatgatgatatcgatgaagaagtcgTCAACGATTTATATGGGGGAAAAGACCACATCTCCATCATGTTTATGGGCCATGTTGATGCTGGTAAGTCAACCATGGGTGGTAATCTTTTGTACTTGACCAATGCCGTCGATAAGAGAACGGTCGATAAGTACGAAAGAGAAGCCAAGGATGCCGGTAGACAAGGTTGGTATTTGTCTTGGATCATGGACACAAATAAGGAAGAAAGAAGTGACGGTAAAACCATTGAAGTCGGTAAGGCTTACTTTGAAACCGAGAAAAGAAGATACACCATTTTGGATGCTCCAGGACACAAGATGTATGTTTCTGAAATGATTGGAGGAGCTTCCCAAGCCGATGTGGGtattttggtgatttcagCTAGAAAGGGAGAATACGAAACTGGTTTCGAAAAGGGTGGTCAAACCAGAGAACACGCtttgttggccaaaaccCAGGGTATCAACAGTATCATTGTGGTGGTCAACAAGATGGATGATCCAACCGTCAATTGGTCTGAACAACGGTATAAGGAGTgtaccaccaagttgggtATCTACTTGAGAGGTATTGGATACgccaaagaagatataACCTTCATGCCCGTTTCTGGATACACTGGAGCCGGGTTGAGAGACAGAATCGACACCTCTGTATGTAAATGGTACGAAGGTCCTTCATTATTGGAATGTTTAGACAGCTTCAAGCCCGTTAACAGAAAGATCAACGGTCCATTCTTAATGCCCATTTCAGCTAAAATGAAGGATATGGGTCTTATTGTAGAAGGGAAGGTTGAATCTGGACATGTCAAGACCAATAACAAGTTATTGTTGATGCCAAACAAGGTGAAAGTGGAAGTGAGTGCCATATATAACGAAACTGAACAGGAATGTGAACAAGCTGTTAGTGGAGAACAagtcaaattgaagattaAGGgtgtggaagaagatgatgttcaacaaggttaCGTTTTGTCGTCGGTTGATAGACCCGTGAACACTGTCACCAGATTCGCCGCCCAAGTGGCCATTGTGGAGTTGAAATCTATTTTGTCCAATGGGTTTTCATGTGTGATGCACGTACATACTGCTATTGAGGAAGtgaagtttgtggaatTGAAACACAAATTAGAAAAGGGCACCAACAGGAAGTCCAAGAAACCTCCAGCATTTGCTAAAAAGGGAATGAAGGTGATTGCCATTTTGGAGACGTCTGCTCCAATTTGTGCTGAAACTTACAATGATCACCCGCAATTGGGTAGGTTTACTTTGAGAGATCAAGGTGTCACCATTGCCATCGGTaagatcaccaagttgttgtaA